The following coding sequences are from one Triticum aestivum cultivar Chinese Spring chromosome 5A, IWGSC CS RefSeq v2.1, whole genome shotgun sequence window:
- the LOC123105892 gene encoding uncharacterized protein, whose product MLPLAAARACLSSPAPTPRPPSPSPSRAAPLSPLHRRRSTATLPRPAGLPLLRPLGAAAGAGAPGASSRPARDRVIDFGKHKGQMLGTLPPSYLRWVVVELDYGDTLVWARLAREVLDDPVYVDRVEWEHAHRFLRGDSKFDYVYDDAGDDGDGPLQEMAERFGWDLSDEDGWGRLDFRLLGTSYGGRIPRKAGRRQSTGNRTPRSGSALFDAGAADPDGPRGKRDERRERMRTRREEQVRTAKLDVLGVSAGAKDGGALGTARKARIGAAAKKDILGLGRGGERAAPLKGGEGGSPFPGRQAFLDKVRKLKGDDS is encoded by the coding sequence ATGCTCCCGCTCGCCGCCGCAAGGGCCTGCCTTTCCTCCCCGGCGCCGACGCCGAgacccccatccccatccccatcccgaGCGGCGCCTCTCTCCCCCCTTCACCGTCGCCGCTCCACCGCCACGCTGCCCAGACCCGCCGGGCTCCCCCTCCTCCGTCCGCTCGGGGCCGCCGCGGGGGCGGGCGCGCCGGGCGCGTCCTCGCGGCCGGCGAGGGACCGCGTGATCGACTTCGGCAAGCACAAGGGCCAGATGCTGGGCACGCTGCCGCCGTCCTACCTGCGGTGGGTGGTCGTGGAGCTCGACTACGGGGACACGCTGGTCTGGGCGCGCCTGGCGCGCGAGGTGCTGGACGACCCCGTCTACGTCGACCGCGTGGAGTGGGAGCACGCGCACCGCTTCCTCCGCGGCGACTCCAAGTTCGACTACGTCtacgacgatgccggcgacgacggcgacgggccgCTCCAGGAGATGGCCGAGCGCTTCGGCTGGGACCTCTCCGACGAGGACGGCTGGGGCCGCCTCGACTTCCGCCTCCTCGGCACCTCCTACGGCGGCCGCATCCCGAGGAAGGCCGGCCGGCGCCAGAGCACCGGCAACAGAACCCCCCGCAGCGGGAGCGCCCTGTTCGACGCCGGGGCGGCTGACCCGGACGGGCCGAGGGGGAAGAGGGACGAGAGGCGTGAGCGGATGCGGACGAGGAGGGAGGAGCAGGTGAGGACGGCGAAGCTGGATGTGCTCGGCGTGAGCGCCGGCGCGAAGGATGGCGGCGCACTGGGGACGGCGAGGAAGGCCCGCATTGGAGCGGCGGCGAAGAAGGACATCCTGGGGCTGGGGCGCGgcggcgagagggcggcgccgctgaAAGGCGGCGAGGGAGGGAGCCCGTTCCCCGGCCGGCAAGCCTTCCTCGACAAGGTTAGGAAGCTCAAGGGCGATGATAGCTAG